A window of Paenibacillus sp. 19GGS1-52 contains these coding sequences:
- the nifH gene encoding nitrogenase iron protein — protein sequence MTMRQIAFYGKGGIGKSTTSQNTLAQLATKFNQKIMIVGCDPKADSTRLILNTKAQNSVLQLAAEMGTVEDLELEDVLQTGYGDILNVECGGPEPGVGCAGRGIITAINFLEQQGAYEGLDFVSYDVLGDVVCGGFAMPIREGKAQEIYIVCSGEMMAMYAANNIARGILKYATTGGVRLGGLICNSRNTDREDELIIELARRLNTQMIHFVPRDNVVQHAELRRMTVAQYSPEHQQAKEYEILAEKILNNKMMTIPTPITMEELEELLMEFGIIEDEEAALKKLQAAGQ from the coding sequence ATAACAATGAGACAAATAGCTTTCTACGGTAAAGGCGGTATCGGTAAATCCACAACTTCCCAGAACACTTTAGCTCAATTGGCAACAAAATTCAATCAAAAAATTATGATCGTAGGTTGTGACCCTAAGGCAGACTCCACACGATTGATCTTGAACACTAAGGCTCAGAACTCGGTGCTTCAGCTGGCCGCAGAAATGGGAACCGTTGAGGATCTGGAACTTGAAGATGTACTACAAACAGGTTACGGCGATATTCTAAACGTAGAATGTGGCGGACCAGAACCAGGTGTTGGCTGTGCAGGCCGTGGTATTATCACAGCCATCAACTTCTTGGAACAACAAGGTGCCTATGAAGGACTCGATTTTGTATCTTATGACGTACTAGGCGACGTAGTATGCGGCGGTTTCGCAATGCCAATACGTGAAGGTAAAGCGCAAGAGATCTACATCGTATGTTCCGGTGAAATGATGGCTATGTATGCTGCTAATAATATCGCTCGCGGTATCTTGAAATATGCAACTACGGGTGGCGTTAGACTGGGTGGTCTGATCTGTAACAGCCGTAACACTGACCGTGAAGATGAATTGATCATTGAGCTTGCACGTCGATTGAACACGCAAATGATTCACTTTGTACCTCGTGATAATGTCGTTCAGCATGCGGAACTTCGCAGAATGACAGTAGCTCAATATAGCCCCGAGCATCAACAAGCGAAGGAATACGAAATTCTGGCTGAGAAAATCCTGAACAATAAAATGATGACTATCCCTACTCCTATTACGATGGAAGAGCTGGAAGAACTGCTCATGGAATTCGGTATTATTGAAGACGAAGAAGCTGCACTCAAGAAACTGCAAGCTGCCGGTCAATAA
- the nifD gene encoding nitrogenase molybdenum-iron protein alpha chain, with protein MGLDIEANKELVEEILEAYPVKARKDRQKHFQVSTQEAIDCGTCAVKSNIKSRPGVMTPRGCAYAGSKGVVWGPIKDMVHISHGPVGCGQYSWGTRRNFANGTLGIDNFTAMQVTSDFQETDIVFGGDKKLEVIMREITEMFPLAKGISVQSECPVGLIGDDIEAVSKKMSKELDMPIVPVRCEGFRGVSQSLGHHIANDAIRDFVMGRAELAETGPYDVNIIGDYNIGGDAWASRILLEEMGLRIIAQWSGDGSLNELEVAHKAKLNLIHCHRSMNYMVDHMEKAYGIPWIEYNFFGPTKTYESLRAIAALFDETIQENCEKMIAKHKPVMDAIINKFKPRLENKKVMLMIGGLRSRHTIGAYEDLGMDIVASGYEFAHKDDYEKMLPMLNEGTIVMDDPTAYELEELTQRLGVDLVGSGVKEKYVYHKMGVPFRQMHSWDYSGPYHGFDGFKVFAKDMDMTVNSPVWNLVNKKEKIQPEGASI; from the coding sequence ATGGGACTGGATATTGAGGCAAATAAAGAGTTAGTCGAAGAAATACTAGAAGCTTATCCCGTGAAGGCACGGAAAGACCGCCAAAAACATTTTCAGGTGAGTACTCAGGAAGCTATAGATTGCGGTACATGCGCCGTAAAATCAAATATTAAATCGCGTCCCGGCGTTATGACGCCACGCGGATGTGCGTATGCAGGATCTAAAGGTGTCGTATGGGGTCCGATTAAGGATATGGTTCATATCAGTCACGGCCCAGTCGGCTGCGGACAATATAGCTGGGGCACACGCCGTAACTTTGCCAACGGTACGCTCGGTATCGACAACTTTACGGCTATGCAAGTCACAAGTGATTTTCAGGAGACGGATATCGTCTTTGGTGGAGATAAGAAGCTTGAAGTGATTATGCGTGAGATTACGGAGATGTTCCCGCTTGCTAAAGGGATATCCGTTCAATCTGAATGTCCTGTCGGTCTGATCGGTGACGATATTGAGGCCGTATCCAAGAAGATGTCCAAAGAGCTCGATATGCCAATCGTTCCGGTACGCTGCGAAGGTTTCCGCGGTGTCAGCCAATCGCTCGGTCACCATATCGCTAATGATGCGATTCGCGATTTCGTAATGGGCCGTGCCGAACTGGCTGAAACGGGTCCATACGATGTTAATATCATCGGCGATTACAATATCGGCGGCGATGCTTGGGCTTCCCGTATTCTGTTGGAAGAAATGGGCCTGCGCATTATTGCTCAGTGGTCCGGTGATGGTTCGCTCAATGAACTGGAAGTTGCCCATAAGGCTAAATTGAATCTGATTCACTGTCATCGTTCCATGAACTACATGGTTGATCATATGGAGAAAGCATACGGTATTCCTTGGATTGAATATAACTTCTTTGGACCTACCAAGACCTATGAAAGTCTCCGGGCTATCGCGGCTCTGTTCGACGAAACGATTCAGGAGAACTGTGAGAAGATGATTGCCAAACACAAACCGGTTATGGATGCCATTATCAATAAATTCAAGCCTCGTCTGGAAAATAAAAAAGTAATGCTGATGATTGGTGGATTGCGTTCCCGCCACACCATCGGAGCTTATGAAGATCTGGGCATGGATATCGTGGCTTCAGGTTATGAATTTGCTCATAAAGATGACTATGAAAAAATGCTTCCTATGTTAAATGAAGGAACGATCGTCATGGATGACCCGACTGCTTATGAGCTGGAAGAGCTCACACAGAGATTGGGTGTTGATTTGGTAGGATCGGGCGTTAAAGAAAAATATGTATACCATAAGATGGGTGTTCCTTTCCGTCAAATGCACTCATGGGATTATAGCGGTCCGTATCATGGATTCGATGGCTTCAAGGTTTTTGCCAAGGACATGGATATGACGGTTAACAGCCCAGTGTGGAATTTGGTGAATAAGAAGGAAAAAATCCAACCAGAGGGGGCGAGCATATGA
- a CDS encoding YcdB/YcdC domain-containing protein, which translates to MKSNSTHHIHQTTRAALITSVALALLLPAGLAGASSSTATSAATFVSSTTSSAQTTATTDKADPTKVKITKEEAIAKVKELFPALKEATASSVELGSSTSYPPLPNQMAWTIQWQYRVGNSTYGFSSTVDANNGDLINTYISMPLQENASYYPPELSQAQALKKVEAFIVKAVPSIKSSDLQLDETSLYNINNAALFGPVQYNFIYKLLKNGIPSAAEGLQVTIDGSGNVLQFYKMTNGFNYPAAKPTMTQAEADKKFTDSFEVALYYIPIYKNGMMNNWIMGWRPVEQALYSVDAVTGKRIDNEGADSTSPMTYADVPQSKKVFRLRSTSTELSAEEAAKLVEQVAFIPAGRKLLSKSLSDDYQTPGRKIWRLTWSEGNNFYGGTAQSTAEVDALTGQILTFQAEQLNYPEVTKAQAAPTGGKKITQAEAKLKSLELVNLLYDKASSELKLVQYGGDWNVVPGGTGYRYQFIRYYKGIPVSDGNVNITLDLYGRLQDYSIYRNTGLEKIAQVPADATVTKQEALAIYKSQYKMQLQYTQIGGFTMNNTYATPSVKLTYTPVLMDSGKSLEVLDAVTGKWVSYYPIIALQGTPITATDLKGHWAEKELSELVKYNVLTPEADGKVNPEQEITVGDWLTMIAKATTPNYTSYYNGNERKAVAGVNLENPYYEAVNFAAEHGWISKDVVLQTESKLTREQLAVQLTSFLKYNKISAFMDKDATVSQFSDNASIINKGAVAVAVKLGLLQADNGKFNPQQIVTKALAASVIMKLVELQGKTDQTIGQ; encoded by the coding sequence TTGAAGAGCAATAGCACTCATCATATTCATCAGACTACCAGAGCAGCACTTATTACCTCAGTGGCACTTGCCCTGCTTTTACCGGCGGGGTTGGCTGGGGCAAGCTCAAGTACCGCAACATCAGCTGCTACTTTCGTATCATCAACAACAAGTAGTGCGCAAACTACTGCTACAACAGATAAGGCAGATCCGACAAAGGTGAAAATCACGAAGGAAGAAGCAATTGCCAAAGTGAAGGAGCTGTTTCCCGCGCTAAAGGAGGCGACTGCTTCCAGTGTAGAGCTAGGCTCCAGCACCAGCTATCCCCCTTTGCCCAATCAAATGGCCTGGACTATTCAGTGGCAATACCGAGTTGGCAATTCGACATATGGGTTCAGCAGTACAGTGGATGCAAACAACGGAGATCTAATCAATACCTATATCTCCATGCCTTTGCAGGAGAATGCGTCCTATTATCCACCTGAGTTATCACAAGCGCAGGCATTGAAGAAGGTGGAAGCCTTTATTGTCAAAGCAGTCCCATCCATTAAGAGCAGCGACCTGCAGTTGGATGAGACTAGTCTTTATAATATAAATAATGCTGCACTATTTGGGCCGGTTCAATATAATTTCATTTACAAGTTGCTTAAGAATGGTATTCCTTCTGCGGCGGAGGGTCTGCAGGTTACAATAGATGGCAGTGGTAATGTGTTGCAATTCTACAAGATGACAAATGGATTTAATTATCCGGCAGCTAAGCCGACTATGACACAGGCAGAAGCGGACAAGAAGTTCACAGACAGCTTTGAGGTAGCGCTTTATTACATTCCGATTTACAAGAATGGAATGATGAACAATTGGATTATGGGCTGGCGTCCAGTCGAGCAAGCTCTATATTCTGTAGATGCAGTCACTGGAAAAAGGATTGATAATGAAGGGGCCGACTCTACTTCACCAATGACCTATGCCGATGTGCCGCAGAGCAAGAAGGTTTTTCGGTTAAGAAGTACCAGTACAGAACTTTCCGCAGAGGAAGCGGCTAAGTTGGTGGAGCAGGTAGCCTTTATTCCGGCAGGTCGAAAGCTGCTCTCCAAATCGCTAAGTGACGATTACCAGACGCCGGGCAGAAAGATCTGGAGATTGACTTGGTCAGAAGGTAATAATTTCTATGGGGGAACCGCACAATCCACAGCAGAGGTTGATGCGCTAACAGGTCAAATATTAACTTTCCAGGCTGAGCAATTGAACTATCCAGAGGTAACCAAAGCTCAGGCTGCTCCTACGGGAGGCAAGAAGATTACCCAGGCTGAAGCCAAGCTAAAGAGCTTAGAGCTCGTTAATCTTCTATATGACAAGGCAAGCAGTGAGCTGAAGCTTGTCCAGTATGGGGGAGATTGGAACGTAGTGCCGGGCGGAACAGGTTACCGATACCAATTTATTCGTTACTACAAAGGAATCCCTGTCAGTGATGGCAATGTTAATATTACTTTAGATCTTTATGGAAGATTGCAAGATTACAGCATATACCGAAATACAGGTCTTGAGAAGATAGCTCAAGTACCTGCGGATGCAACGGTAACGAAGCAGGAAGCGCTTGCGATTTATAAAAGTCAATATAAAATGCAGCTGCAATATACCCAAATTGGCGGTTTTACTATGAATAATACGTATGCGACACCGTCAGTTAAGCTAACCTATACGCCCGTTCTAATGGATTCAGGGAAGTCTTTAGAGGTGCTGGACGCAGTCACGGGGAAATGGGTATCGTATTATCCTATCATTGCACTTCAGGGGACTCCAATCACCGCGACCGACCTGAAAGGACATTGGGCAGAAAAAGAACTGTCAGAGCTGGTGAAATATAACGTGCTTACGCCTGAGGCTGATGGCAAAGTGAATCCGGAACAGGAAATAACCGTAGGTGATTGGCTTACCATGATTGCAAAAGCCACTACACCGAATTATACAAGCTACTATAATGGTAATGAACGCAAAGCAGTAGCTGGAGTGAATCTGGAGAATCCATATTATGAAGCAGTCAACTTTGCTGCAGAGCACGGTTGGATCAGCAAAGATGTTGTGTTGCAGACAGAGAGCAAGCTTACCCGGGAACAACTTGCTGTTCAGCTGACTTCATTCTTGAAGTACAACAAAATTTCGGCATTCATGGATAAAGATGCAACAGTGAGCCAATTCAGTGATAATGCATCCATAATAAATAAGGGAGCAGTAGCCGTTGCTGTGAAACTGGGGTTGCTGCAGGCTGATAATGGTAAATTTAATCCGCAGCAAATTGTAACAAAAGCACTGGCAGCCTCTGTCATCATGAAGCTAGTGGAACTGCAAGGCAAGACTGATCAGACGATCGGGCAATAA
- the nifB gene encoding nitrogenase cofactor biosynthesis protein NifB: protein MKPSPSSCMSSEAEEELSRHPCYSEEAHRFFARMHIPVAPACNIQCNYCNRKFDCVNESRPGVVSEVLTPEQAERKVKGVAAQLMQLSVVGVAGPGDPLADPERTFDTFERVKQHVPDVALCLSTNGLTVYRHVDEIVRLGIRHVTITINAIDPDVGREIYPWVVDEGVRYEGREAAELLISRQLLGLELLAKQGILVKVNSIMIPGVNDHHLPAVSKRVKELGATLHNVTPLIIAPGSQYEKDGRKAPRPKELNNLQELLGRDGMKVMRHCRQCRADAIGLLGQDRNQDFGLDTMEADPVINHEARELFQVDLDTKIRQRITAKQARLGSIEAGTQTIRVAVATRGGDKVNQHFGHATEFMIYDTDGAEVKLLGVRKIQAYCHGTADCNGDKDATLQEIVSILKDCRILLCSGIGDAPRASLNKVGVLPLVRKGDVQEAILESVKYSSYFENINISKG from the coding sequence ATGAAGCCGTCGCCGTCGTCGTGTATGTCTAGTGAAGCAGAGGAGGAGCTTAGTCGCCACCCTTGCTACAGCGAGGAAGCACATCGGTTTTTTGCCAGGATGCACATCCCGGTTGCTCCCGCCTGTAACATCCAGTGCAATTACTGTAACCGCAAATTCGACTGTGTGAATGAAAGCAGGCCGGGTGTGGTCAGTGAGGTACTCACTCCGGAACAAGCGGAGCGCAAGGTCAAAGGGGTAGCGGCGCAATTGATGCAGTTGTCAGTGGTTGGTGTTGCCGGACCCGGTGATCCGCTGGCCGATCCGGAAAGAACATTTGATACATTTGAACGTGTGAAGCAGCATGTGCCCGATGTAGCCCTATGTTTAAGTACTAATGGCTTAACAGTGTACCGCCATGTGGATGAAATCGTGAGACTGGGTATCCGCCATGTGACGATCACAATCAACGCTATCGACCCTGATGTCGGCCGTGAGATTTACCCTTGGGTAGTTGATGAGGGTGTGCGGTATGAAGGCAGAGAAGCAGCAGAGCTATTGATAAGCCGCCAGCTTTTGGGTCTTGAGTTGTTAGCCAAGCAGGGTATTCTTGTCAAAGTGAATTCCATTATGATTCCAGGGGTCAACGATCATCATCTTCCCGCAGTGTCCAAAAGAGTAAAAGAGCTCGGGGCCACACTGCACAATGTTACACCGCTAATTATCGCACCAGGCAGCCAGTATGAGAAGGACGGTCGCAAAGCTCCGCGTCCAAAGGAACTGAACAACCTGCAGGAACTGCTCGGTCGTGATGGAATGAAGGTCATGCGCCACTGCCGACAATGTCGAGCCGATGCTATTGGGCTGCTGGGTCAGGATCGCAATCAGGACTTCGGTCTGGATACGATGGAAGCAGATCCAGTCATTAATCATGAAGCTAGAGAATTATTCCAGGTTGATCTGGACACCAAGATTCGCCAGCGTATAACAGCGAAGCAGGCAAGACTTGGCTCCATAGAAGCAGGAACGCAAACGATTAGAGTCGCCGTTGCTACAAGAGGCGGAGACAAGGTCAATCAGCATTTTGGCCACGCCACAGAGTTCATGATTTACGATACCGATGGAGCGGAAGTAAAGCTGCTCGGTGTCCGCAAGATACAGGCTTACTGCCACGGCACAGCCGATTGCAATGGTGACAAGGACGCAACGCTGCAGGAGATTGTTTCGATATTAAAGGATTGCCGCATTCTACTCTGCTCCGGTATTGGTGACGCCCCACGCGCCAGCTTGAATAAAGTCGGAGTATTGCCTCTAGTTCGCAAAGGTGATGTACAGGAAGCCATTCTCGAAAGTGTGAAGTACAGCTCTTATTTTGAAAATATAAACATTTCGAAGGGATGA
- a CDS encoding TerC family protein: MDLGLFLEYGWVLLVLVALEGLLAADNALVLAIMVKHLPDEERKKALFYGLAGAFVFRFGSLFIISYLVDIWQVQAIGALYLLFIALNHIFRKLIFRKTVTEEANESGTQAVVKKKSSFWFTVLKVEVADIAFAVDSILAAVALAVALPASGLPNIGGLDGGQFLVIFAGGFIGLVIMRFAASFFVKLLHSRPGLELAAFFIVGWVGIKLTVITLAHPSLGVLSESFAHSTWWKLTFYVVLVLIATLGWFLSSTVVEEHAEENPIKEVDKQLGK, from the coding sequence ATGGATTTGGGATTGTTTTTAGAATACGGATGGGTCTTGCTCGTTCTTGTAGCACTTGAAGGGTTGCTCGCCGCAGATAACGCATTGGTCTTGGCAATTATGGTTAAGCACCTTCCTGATGAGGAAAGAAAGAAAGCTCTCTTTTACGGATTGGCCGGTGCATTTGTGTTCCGTTTCGGTTCACTCTTCATCATCTCTTATCTGGTGGATATTTGGCAGGTACAAGCTATCGGTGCCCTCTATCTGTTATTTATCGCCTTGAACCATATCTTCCGAAAGCTGATATTCAGGAAGACAGTTACGGAAGAAGCCAATGAGAGTGGTACGCAGGCCGTCGTCAAAAAGAAATCCAGCTTCTGGTTCACAGTACTGAAGGTTGAGGTTGCCGACATCGCCTTTGCTGTTGATTCCATTCTGGCAGCTGTTGCTCTGGCTGTTGCGCTTCCGGCAAGTGGACTTCCTAATATCGGCGGCCTTGACGGCGGACAGTTCCTTGTTATCTTTGCGGGTGGATTTATCGGATTGGTTATTATGCGGTTCGCCGCTTCCTTTTTCGTCAAGCTGCTTCATTCCCGTCCAGGTCTTGAACTGGCAGCCTTCTTCATCGTCGGTTGGGTCGGCATTAAGCTAACAGTCATTACTCTAGCTCACCCTTCACTAGGCGTTCTATCGGAGTCATTCGCACATAGCACTTGGTGGAAACTCACTTTCTATGTCGTACTCGTTCTAATTGCTACGCTTGGCTGGTTCCTGAGCAGCACAGTGGTTGAAGAGCATGCCGAAGAGAATCCAATTAAAGAAGTGGATAAACAACTCGGAAAATAA
- a CDS encoding methyl-accepting chemotaxis protein, giving the protein MNKQYENEVERLLDSLGVSLPLVQKLFPIDVMFALANTETFIYYLPGNEIDIKIQTGMPIPRSGGIRQALDSGENVSANIPKEIYGLPFKSSSLPIRDEAGVVIGVFTIGISLKNQETLSYAANSLARTSEEINATSEEIAVTASDLANTISDLKRLGQNVVQELRKTDEILDFIKKVADNSNLLGLNAAIEAAHAAEHGRGFGVVAQEIRKMAVSSAESAKEIASILLTIKNNINRIDETLFECLSQSERQAASTEEISASMQQLSASAVEIEKIARLI; this is encoded by the coding sequence TTGAATAAACAATATGAGAATGAGGTTGAACGGTTATTGGATTCCTTGGGAGTCTCTCTACCTTTAGTGCAGAAGCTGTTTCCGATTGATGTCATGTTCGCATTAGCCAATACGGAAACTTTTATCTATTATCTGCCGGGTAATGAAATAGATATAAAGATTCAAACCGGGATGCCCATTCCACGGAGTGGTGGTATCAGGCAGGCACTGGACAGTGGGGAAAATGTCAGCGCGAATATTCCGAAAGAAATTTATGGCTTGCCCTTTAAATCTTCTTCGTTACCTATAAGAGACGAAGCTGGAGTGGTTATTGGTGTTTTTACCATAGGAATCAGCCTGAAGAATCAGGAAACCTTAAGTTACGCGGCCAATTCTCTGGCGAGAACCTCGGAAGAGATTAATGCAACCTCTGAAGAAATAGCGGTTACTGCGTCTGACTTAGCCAATACGATAAGTGACCTCAAGCGCTTGGGCCAAAATGTTGTACAAGAACTGCGTAAGACTGATGAAATTCTGGATTTTATAAAAAAAGTGGCGGATAACTCCAATTTGCTAGGACTCAATGCTGCTATCGAAGCTGCACATGCCGCCGAGCATGGTCGGGGGTTTGGTGTAGTAGCTCAGGAGATTCGCAAAATGGCAGTCTCCAGTGCGGAATCTGCTAAGGAGATCGCAAGTATCTTGCTTACAATTAAGAACAACATCAACCGCATTGATGAAACTCTATTTGAATGCTTGTCACAAAGCGAGCGCCAGGCCGCATCTACGGAGGAAATATCCGCATCCATGCAGCAACTGTCTGCATCTGCAGTTGAAATTGAGAAGATTGCTCGACTGATATGA